A region from the Rufibacter sp. DG15C genome encodes:
- a CDS encoding ATP-dependent Clp protease ATP-binding subunit: MEAKFSNRVKEVISLSREEAIRLGHDYIGTEHLLLGMIREGEGTAIALLKKLGVPMEELKYSLEQATKNTASPNTNITGSIPLTKQTEKVLKITYLEAKIFKSDIIGTEHLLLSILRDEDNISSQTLAKFNVNYEAIRDSLDYHANNPLASSDTDDNDDNDKLFGSSSKGAAGSAAKKGAEKSRTPVLDNFGRDLTKLAEEDKLDPIVGREKEIERVAQVLSRRKKNNPILIGEPGVGKTAIAEGLALRIIQKKVSRVLFGKRVVTLDLASLVAGTKYRGQFEERMKAVMNELEKSPDVILFIDELHTIVGAGGASGSLDASNMFKPALARGEIQCIGATTLDEYRQYIEKDGALARRFQVVMVDPTTPEETIEILHNIKDKYQNHHHVNYTDKAIEACVKLSDRYMSDRFLPDKAIDILDEAGARVHINNIIVPEDILKLEESIENIKEEKNRVVKSQKYEEAAQLRDKEKKLLDQLETAKKNWEEETKKKRYTVKEENVAEVIAMMTGIPVKRIAQKESLKLLNMGEELSGKVIGQEKAIKQLVKAIQRTRVGLKDPKKPIGSFVFLGPTGVGKTELAKVLATYLFDKEDSLVRIDMSEYMEKFSVSRLVGAPPGYVGYEEGGQLTEKIRRKPYSVVLLDEIEKAHPDVYNLLLQVLDDGVLTDGLGRKVDFRNTIIIMTSNIGARDLQDFGAGVGFATKTRTDNVDEIMKGTIASALKKTFSPEFLNRLDDVIVFNSLAKQDIHKIIDISLAKLLSRVKTLGYSIEITDAAKDFVAEKGYDSKYGARPLNRAITKYMEDPIAEEILKAELAQGDVILIDYAEGKEELTFSNRKGEKSNVPDTSDEISETPSEETTPTDEKSKD, encoded by the coding sequence ATGGAAGCCAAATTCTCAAATAGAGTGAAAGAGGTGATCTCTCTCAGTCGCGAGGAAGCAATCCGCTTAGGCCATGACTACATTGGTACAGAGCACTTGCTTCTGGGTATGATCAGAGAGGGAGAAGGCACCGCTATTGCTTTGCTTAAAAAACTGGGGGTGCCCATGGAGGAGCTCAAATATTCATTGGAGCAAGCCACCAAAAACACCGCCAGCCCTAATACTAATATAACGGGTAGCATTCCGCTCACAAAGCAGACAGAGAAAGTACTCAAAATCACCTACCTGGAGGCTAAAATCTTCAAGTCAGACATTATTGGCACTGAGCACTTACTGTTGTCTATTTTGCGGGATGAGGATAATATCTCATCACAAACTCTAGCCAAATTCAACGTGAACTATGAAGCCATCCGGGATTCGTTAGACTACCATGCTAACAACCCACTCGCATCCTCAGATACAGACGACAACGACGACAACGACAAGCTCTTCGGATCTTCTTCTAAGGGAGCAGCCGGCAGCGCGGCCAAGAAAGGCGCCGAGAAGTCCCGTACTCCGGTACTGGACAACTTTGGGCGTGACTTGACCAAACTAGCCGAAGAAGACAAGCTGGACCCGATTGTAGGCCGCGAGAAAGAGATTGAGCGCGTGGCTCAGGTCTTGAGCCGCCGTAAAAAGAACAACCCCATCTTGATTGGGGAGCCAGGTGTTGGTAAAACAGCCATCGCCGAAGGCCTTGCCCTGCGCATCATCCAGAAAAAGGTATCTAGAGTGTTGTTCGGCAAACGTGTGGTGACGTTGGACCTTGCCTCTTTGGTGGCTGGTACCAAGTACCGCGGTCAGTTTGAGGAGCGCATGAAGGCCGTGATGAACGAACTGGAGAAATCTCCTGACGTGATTCTGTTCATTGATGAGTTGCACACGATAGTGGGTGCCGGTGGAGCCTCTGGTTCTCTGGATGCTTCTAACATGTTCAAACCAGCCTTGGCGCGCGGTGAGATTCAATGTATTGGTGCCACTACCTTAGATGAGTACCGTCAGTACATTGAGAAAGATGGTGCATTGGCTCGTAGATTCCAGGTGGTAATGGTAGACCCTACCACGCCAGAGGAGACGATTGAGATCCTGCACAACATCAAAGACAAGTACCAGAACCACCACCACGTTAACTACACAGATAAAGCCATTGAGGCCTGTGTAAAGCTGAGTGACCGCTACATGTCTGACCGTTTCTTGCCAGACAAGGCCATTGACATTTTAGATGAGGCTGGTGCCCGCGTGCACATCAACAACATCATTGTCCCAGAGGATATTCTTAAACTTGAGGAGTCTATTGAGAACATCAAGGAAGAGAAAAACCGCGTAGTGAAAAGCCAGAAATATGAAGAGGCGGCCCAACTGCGTGACAAAGAGAAAAAACTACTGGATCAGTTAGAAACGGCCAAGAAGAACTGGGAAGAAGAAACCAAGAAGAAGCGTTACACCGTGAAAGAGGAAAACGTGGCCGAGGTAATCGCCATGATGACCGGCATCCCTGTGAAGCGTATTGCCCAGAAAGAAAGCTTGAAACTCCTTAACATGGGTGAAGAGCTGAGCGGCAAAGTGATTGGTCAGGAGAAAGCCATCAAGCAGTTGGTGAAAGCCATCCAGCGTACGCGCGTGGGCTTGAAAGATCCTAAAAAACCAATCGGTTCGTTTGTCTTCTTAGGTCCTACCGGGGTTGGTAAGACAGAGTTGGCCAAAGTACTGGCTACCTACTTATTTGACAAAGAGGATTCTCTGGTGCGCATAGATATGAGTGAGTACATGGAGAAATTCAGTGTATCTCGCTTGGTGGGAGCCCCTCCGGGCTACGTGGGCTATGAAGAAGGCGGTCAGCTGACAGAGAAAATCCGTCGTAAGCCATATTCTGTGGTTCTTTTGGATGAGATTGAGAAAGCGCACCCAGACGTGTACAACCTGTTGTTGCAGGTACTGGATGATGGCGTGTTGACAGATGGTCTGGGCCGTAAGGTAGATTTCAGAAACACCATCATCATCATGACCTCCAACATTGGGGCCCGTGATTTGCAGGACTTTGGGGCTGGGGTAGGTTTTGCCACCAAGACCCGCACAGACAACGTGGACGAGATCATGAAAGGCACTATTGCTTCTGCCTTGAAGAAAACGTTCTCGCCTGAATTCCTGAACCGTTTGGATGATGTGATTGTGTTCAACTCATTGGCTAAACAAGATATCCATAAGATCATTGATATCTCGCTTGCCAAGTTGTTGAGCCGCGTGAAAACATTGGGTTACTCCATTGAGATCACAGACGCCGCCAAGGATTTTGTAGCCGAGAAAGGCTATGACTCCAAGTATGGTGCCCGTCCATTGAACCGTGCCATCACCAAGTACATGGAGGACCCTATTGCAGAGGAAATCCTGAAAGCGGAGTTGGCCCAGGGAGATGTGATTCTCATTGACTACGCCGAGGGTAAAGAAGAGCTCACCTTCAGCAATCGCAAAGGTGAAAAGTCTAACGTGCCCGACACGTCTGATGAGATCTCAGAAACACCTTCTGAGGAGACGACACCCACTGATGAGAAGTCCAAAGACTAG
- a CDS encoding acyl-CoA carboxylase subunit beta has protein sequence MSDQTTSKGKFEILDRKNAEALLGGGQARIDAQHKKGKLTARERIDLLLDEGSFEEIGKFVMHRSKDFGLDKEYYLGDGVVTGYGTVNGRLVYVFSQDFTVFGGSLSETHAEKIVKIMDLAMKNGAPVIGLNDSGGARIQEGVVSLGGYADIFYKNTLASGVVPQLSGIMGPCAGGAVYSPAITDFILMVEDTSYMFVTGPNVVKTVTHETVTSEELGGASTHSTKSGVTHFSCANEVVCIQNIKQLLSYMPQNCEELPPAVPYEAKKDETREVLNTIVPENPNQPYDMREVIEGIIDAGTFLEVHKNFGENIVVGFARLAGRSIGIVGNQPAVLAGVLDINASTKAARFVRFCDSFNIPLLVLEDVPGFLPGTDQEWRGIITNGAKLLYAFCEATVPRVTVITRKAYGGAYDVMNSKHIGADLNYAWPTAEIAVMGAKGAAEIIFKREIAASEDPEAKLAEKVAEYQSKFATPYRAAHRGFVDEVIYPSETRAKLIKAFKMLENKVDQLPKKKHGNIPL, from the coding sequence ATGTCAGACCAGACTACATCAAAAGGTAAATTTGAGATTTTAGACCGCAAAAATGCAGAAGCCCTCTTAGGCGGAGGCCAGGCCCGCATTGATGCTCAACATAAAAAAGGCAAACTCACCGCCCGGGAACGCATAGACTTACTCTTAGACGAAGGCTCTTTTGAAGAGATTGGCAAGTTTGTCATGCACCGTTCCAAAGACTTCGGGCTGGACAAAGAATACTACTTAGGTGACGGCGTAGTGACCGGCTACGGTACCGTGAACGGCCGCTTAGTATATGTCTTCTCTCAAGATTTCACCGTGTTTGGCGGTTCCCTTTCTGAAACCCACGCGGAGAAGATCGTTAAAATCATGGACCTTGCCATGAAGAACGGTGCCCCCGTAATTGGCCTCAATGACTCTGGCGGAGCCCGCATCCAAGAAGGCGTGGTTTCTTTGGGCGGATACGCCGATATCTTCTACAAAAACACCTTGGCTTCTGGCGTGGTACCGCAATTATCAGGTATCATGGGACCGTGCGCCGGCGGTGCCGTATATTCTCCAGCCATCACAGACTTTATCTTGATGGTAGAAGACACGTCTTACATGTTTGTGACCGGCCCCAACGTGGTGAAAACGGTGACGCATGAGACCGTGACCTCTGAGGAATTAGGCGGTGCCAGCACGCACAGCACCAAAAGCGGCGTGACGCATTTCTCCTGCGCCAATGAGGTGGTCTGCATCCAGAACATTAAGCAATTGCTCAGCTACATGCCACAGAACTGTGAGGAGCTCCCTCCTGCCGTGCCGTATGAAGCTAAAAAAGACGAAACCCGCGAAGTCCTCAACACCATTGTGCCTGAGAACCCCAACCAACCCTATGACATGCGCGAGGTGATTGAGGGTATCATTGACGCTGGCACATTCCTAGAGGTTCACAAGAACTTCGGGGAGAACATTGTAGTGGGCTTTGCCCGTTTGGCTGGCCGTAGCATTGGCATTGTGGGCAACCAGCCAGCAGTTTTAGCGGGTGTATTGGACATCAACGCGTCTACCAAAGCCGCTCGTTTCGTGCGCTTCTGTGACTCGTTCAACATTCCATTATTAGTACTGGAAGACGTACCGGGCTTCTTGCCAGGCACCGACCAAGAGTGGAGAGGCATCATCACCAACGGGGCTAAGTTATTATATGCTTTCTGTGAGGCCACCGTACCGCGCGTGACCGTGATTACCCGTAAAGCCTACGGCGGCGCCTATGACGTGATGAACTCCAAGCACATTGGCGCTGACCTGAACTACGCTTGGCCTACCGCCGAGATTGCCGTAATGGGTGCTAAAGGGGCCGCTGAGATCATCTTCAAGCGTGAGATAGCTGCCTCTGAGGACCCAGAAGCCAAGCTAGCCGAGAAAGTAGCCGAGTACCAGTCAAAGTTCGCGACGCCGTACAGAGCGGCACACCGCGGGTTTGTGGATGAGGTGATTTATCCTTCTGAGACCAGAGCCAAGCTGATTAAGGCGTTCAAAATGCTAGAAAACAAAGTGGACCAGTTGCCTAAGAAGAAACACGGCAACATTCCTTTGTAA
- a CDS encoding M42 family metallopeptidase — protein sequence MRKESFDFLNAYLNNAAPTGFEAPGQKLWLDYIKPYIDDYFVDTYGTVVGVINPEASYKVVIEAHADEISWFVNYITAEGYIYVRRNGGSDAVIAPSKRVNIHTKNGPVKAVFGYPAIHVRKPEQDKAPTVETIFLDCGATNKQEVEDLGIHVGCVITFDDELWVMNEKYYVGRALDNRIGGFMIAEVARLLKENRKKLPFGLYIVNAVQEEIGLRGAEMIAHRIKPDVAIITDVTHDTQSQGYEKKAHGDLHCGKGPVLTYGPAVQNNLLNMLFEVAEKNEIPFQRAAATRATGTDTDAFAYSSEGVASALISLPLKYMHTTVETVHRDDVDNIIKLYYEFLLQLKADHDFRYLK from the coding sequence ATGAGAAAAGAATCTTTTGACTTTTTAAACGCCTACCTCAACAATGCTGCCCCCACCGGGTTTGAAGCCCCCGGCCAGAAGTTGTGGTTAGACTATATCAAACCCTACATAGACGACTATTTTGTAGACACCTATGGCACCGTGGTAGGCGTCATTAATCCAGAGGCCAGCTACAAAGTGGTCATTGAAGCCCACGCCGATGAGATTTCCTGGTTTGTGAACTACATCACCGCCGAAGGCTACATTTATGTGCGCCGCAACGGTGGTTCAGACGCAGTCATTGCTCCTTCTAAGCGCGTAAACATCCACACCAAAAATGGCCCTGTAAAAGCAGTGTTCGGCTACCCGGCTATTCATGTGCGCAAGCCTGAGCAAGACAAGGCACCCACGGTAGAAACCATCTTCTTAGACTGCGGTGCTACCAACAAGCAAGAAGTAGAAGACCTGGGCATCCATGTGGGCTGTGTCATCACCTTTGATGACGAGTTGTGGGTGATGAATGAGAAATACTACGTGGGCCGCGCTTTAGATAACCGCATTGGTGGTTTCATGATCGCAGAGGTGGCCCGTCTGCTCAAGGAAAACAGGAAGAAGCTTCCGTTTGGCTTGTACATTGTCAACGCGGTGCAGGAAGAGATTGGCCTACGCGGCGCCGAAATGATTGCGCACCGCATTAAGCCAGACGTGGCCATCATCACAGACGTGACCCATGACACCCAGTCACAGGGTTATGAGAAAAAGGCCCACGGTGACTTGCATTGCGGCAAAGGCCCAGTGCTCACCTATGGTCCAGCGGTGCAGAACAACCTGCTCAATATGTTGTTTGAGGTAGCCGAAAAGAACGAGATTCCATTCCAGCGTGCGGCGGCTACAAGAGCTACCGGCACCGACACAGACGCCTTTGCCTACTCTTCTGAAGGCGTGGCCTCTGCTTTGATCTCCTTGCCGCTCAAGTACATGCACACCACGGTAGAGACCGTACACAGAGACGACGTGGACAACATCATCAAGCTCTACTATGAGTTCTTGCTGCAACTAAAAGCAGACCATGATTTCCGCTATTTGAAATAG
- a CDS encoding GNAT family N-acetyltransferase, which translates to MELQTPRLLLREFKEDDWHFTNLYESNREVMRYQSSDVRDAEESRRYLEQCLQEAQEDPRTIFDLAIVVQQTNMLVGRVGMKVDYDAEDAALWYILHPSYWGKGYVTEAAQAMVNFGFTDLHLHRIWADCDPRNTGSYKVMEKLGMRREAHFKENIYIKGEWCDSYVYAVLASEWRLANPTLIAAEHE; encoded by the coding sequence ATGGAATTACAAACCCCCAGGCTTTTACTCAGAGAATTCAAGGAAGATGACTGGCACTTCACCAACCTCTATGAATCCAACCGTGAGGTGATGCGGTACCAGAGCAGTGACGTACGGGACGCCGAAGAAAGCCGGCGATACCTTGAACAGTGCCTGCAAGAAGCGCAAGAAGACCCGCGCACTATCTTTGACCTGGCCATTGTCGTACAGCAAACCAATATGCTAGTGGGCCGCGTGGGCATGAAGGTAGATTATGACGCCGAAGACGCCGCGCTCTGGTACATTCTGCACCCAAGCTACTGGGGCAAAGGCTACGTCACAGAGGCGGCGCAGGCCATGGTCAACTTCGGGTTTACAGATTTACACTTGCACCGTATCTGGGCCGACTGCGACCCGCGCAACACCGGCTCATATAAGGTCATGGAAAAACTAGGCATGCGCCGCGAAGCCCATTTCAAGGAGAACATTTATATAAAAGGCGAATGGTGCGACTCTTACGTGTATGCTGTATTGGCGAGTGAATGGCGCTTAGCCAATCCTACACTGATAGCTGCAGAGCATGAGTAA
- a CDS encoding ABC transporter substrate-binding protein, with protein sequence MGHQVLVPQAPQRIVSLVPSQTELLFDLGLGDRVVGVTKFCLHPKELVKGKTKIGGTKNFKTEVIDQLQPDLIIGNKEENYQEGIEALQQKYPVWMSDIYTLEDAFAMMEQVGKITRTEPQAGKLTSIIKTQFEKIEPIQPPVTAAYFIWKNPYMAVGGNNFIDDILTRCGLVNALQHLPRYPEVTPAMLAALNPQVILLSSEPFPFQEKHIQEFKEICPQAKVLIVDGEMFSWYGSRLQYAVPYLQKVLEEIRSV encoded by the coding sequence ATGGGGCATCAGGTATTAGTACCGCAGGCACCCCAACGCATTGTTTCTTTGGTGCCTTCGCAGACCGAGCTGCTGTTTGACTTGGGCTTGGGAGACCGCGTGGTAGGCGTGACCAAGTTCTGTCTTCACCCCAAGGAGTTGGTGAAAGGTAAAACCAAGATTGGCGGGACTAAAAATTTTAAGACGGAGGTAATTGACCAGTTGCAGCCAGATTTGATCATCGGTAATAAGGAGGAGAATTACCAGGAAGGCATTGAGGCGCTCCAGCAGAAATACCCTGTCTGGATGAGCGACATTTATACGCTTGAAGATGCGTTTGCCATGATGGAGCAAGTGGGCAAAATAACCAGGACAGAACCCCAGGCTGGAAAGCTCACCTCTATTATAAAAACCCAGTTTGAGAAGATTGAGCCTATCCAGCCACCCGTGACGGCCGCCTACTTTATCTGGAAGAATCCTTACATGGCCGTGGGCGGAAACAACTTTATAGATGACATTCTCACTCGTTGTGGATTGGTGAACGCCTTGCAACACCTGCCCCGCTATCCAGAAGTAACACCAGCCATGTTAGCTGCCCTTAACCCGCAAGTTATCCTGCTGTCCTCAGAGCCGTTTCCGTTTCAAGAAAAGCACATTCAAGAATTTAAGGAGATCTGTCCTCAGGCAAAAGTGCTGATTGTGGATGGTGAGATGTTTAGTTGGTACGGGAGCAGGCTGCAGTATGCGGTTCCTTATCTGCAGAAAGTACTTGAAGAGATACGCAGCGTTTAA
- a CDS encoding DUF4142 domain-containing protein, with product MKRYNVWMLNAAFLFGSVSLVSCAKEETAAQKEDTKKVAKFLQKAVETDNFGIVTGILATDKSKAEAVGDYGMTISNVHSKTSPVLEDLAKRKYVEVSQTLPAEKKTLVANLEKSDSLAFDKEFIDVQIAAQKEAVALYEEADKELKDAEIQSFIDQVLPVLKEHLQEAQELKLAMATPK from the coding sequence ATGAAAAGATATAACGTATGGATGCTGAATGCCGCATTCTTGTTCGGAAGTGTTTCACTGGTATCATGTGCTAAAGAAGAGACTGCTGCACAGAAGGAAGACACTAAGAAAGTAGCTAAGTTCCTGCAGAAGGCAGTAGAGACAGATAACTTCGGGATTGTGACAGGTATCCTAGCCACAGATAAAAGTAAAGCCGAAGCCGTAGGTGATTACGGAATGACGATCTCTAACGTGCACTCTAAAACCAGCCCGGTTCTTGAGGATTTGGCTAAGAGAAAATATGTGGAGGTAAGCCAGACCTTGCCAGCCGAGAAAAAGACCCTTGTCGCCAACTTGGAGAAGTCAGATTCTCTAGCCTTTGACAAAGAGTTTATTGACGTTCAGATTGCCGCCCAGAAAGAAGCGGTAGCCTTGTATGAAGAAGCTGACAAAGAATTGAAAGATGCTGAAATCCAGTCTTTCATTGACCAAGTGTTACCAGTGCTTAAAGAGCATTTGCAAGAAGCCCAGGAGTTGAAATTGGCCATGGCCACTCCTAAATAA
- the aroA gene encoding 3-phosphoshikimate 1-carboxyvinyltransferase: MISASAVRVAHPTKVLTGRVSLPASKSEANRALIIRALSGQDFAIHNLSDANDTALLNRLLSTPAGPEVSAEDAGTVMRFLTAYYAITNQAVTLTGTDRMCHRPIGVLVDALRTLGAKIDYAGQEGFPPLQLQGFESSGTNQLTVRADVSSQYISALLMVAPLLPQGLELTLAGKIGSEPYIRMTLAQMAHFGVQAVFEGNKISVPAQNYQAKEYTVESDWSAASYWYSMVALAQEADIFLPALRPDSLQGDSVLPDLMTPFGVQTTFTEEGVRLTKAPAHQDIHRIDFSACPDLAQTVAALAAGLQLEVEMTGLESLRIKETDRILAIQTELPKLGATLQETAPGVFKVIPGNQAKNEARIHTYEDHRMAMAFAPLALKQEIVIDEPNVVKKSYPRFWEVLEQAGFQISPV; the protein is encoded by the coding sequence ATGATTTCTGCTTCTGCTGTGCGTGTCGCTCACCCTACAAAGGTGTTGACGGGGCGCGTTTCTTTGCCTGCCTCTAAAAGTGAAGCCAACCGTGCCTTGATCATTAGGGCATTGAGTGGTCAGGACTTTGCTATCCACAATCTATCAGATGCCAATGACACGGCTTTGCTGAACCGTTTGCTGTCTACACCCGCTGGCCCAGAAGTAAGCGCCGAAGACGCCGGCACCGTCATGCGTTTTTTAACGGCTTACTACGCCATCACCAACCAGGCTGTCACGCTCACAGGCACGGATCGCATGTGCCACCGGCCCATTGGGGTCTTGGTAGATGCTCTGCGTACGCTAGGCGCTAAGATTGACTATGCAGGCCAGGAAGGATTTCCGCCGTTGCAGTTGCAAGGTTTTGAGTCTTCTGGCACCAATCAACTTACAGTGCGCGCAGATGTCAGTAGTCAATATATATCGGCGTTGCTCATGGTGGCGCCTTTGCTGCCACAGGGCCTGGAATTGACCTTAGCAGGGAAAATTGGTTCTGAGCCCTACATTAGGATGACCCTGGCGCAGATGGCGCACTTTGGCGTGCAGGCTGTTTTTGAGGGGAATAAAATTTCTGTGCCGGCGCAAAATTACCAAGCCAAAGAATACACCGTGGAGTCAGACTGGTCGGCGGCCAGTTATTGGTACAGCATGGTGGCATTGGCGCAAGAAGCTGATATCTTCTTGCCAGCCTTGCGCCCAGATTCCCTGCAGGGCGACAGCGTATTGCCTGACCTGATGACGCCGTTTGGGGTGCAGACCACTTTTACGGAGGAAGGCGTTCGCCTAACCAAAGCGCCAGCACATCAAGATATCCACCGAATTGATTTCTCAGCCTGTCCAGATTTGGCGCAGACGGTGGCTGCCTTGGCTGCGGGTTTGCAGTTAGAAGTGGAGATGACGGGTTTGGAGAGCCTCAGGATAAAAGAGACCGACCGTATTCTCGCCATCCAAACCGAGCTGCCCAAACTAGGCGCCACTTTGCAGGAAACTGCACCAGGCGTTTTTAAGGTAATTCCTGGAAACCAGGCCAAAAACGAAGCCCGCATCCACACCTATGAAGACCACCGTATGGCCATGGCTTTCGCACCGCTGGCACTCAAGCAAGAGATTGTCATTGATGAGCCAAACGTGGTTAAGAAATCGTATCCAAGATTTTGGGAAGTTCTAGAGCAGGCTGGCTTTCAGATCAGTCCTGTTTAG
- the aroB gene encoding 3-dehydroquinate synthase gives MTEEIFIGKESLPQWQALLSNKAHKTVVVLVDENTLVHCYPMLKPYLPEGHHLVQIASGEENKSLATCEHVWRELTNLQLDRWSLLVNLGGGVLTDLGGFCASLYKRGIRFVNVPTTLLAQVDASVGGKTGIDFMGFKNHLGVFREPLAVLVNTDFLRTQDLRQTKSGFAEMIKHWLIADADMFKEQRYIGLFTENWPALIEHSIKIKSKVVTADPLENDVRKILNFGHTIGHAVESYFLEKPNQLLLHGEAIAVGMLCEAWLSVQKGLLLAEELDQIETFIMSIYEKVILQESDLQAISQLCLQDKKNSGSTINCTLLEKIGSAVYDQPITLQEVQQALRYYHSL, from the coding sequence GTGACAGAAGAAATTTTCATAGGAAAGGAGTCCCTGCCACAGTGGCAAGCGCTTTTATCTAACAAAGCCCACAAAACTGTGGTGGTGCTGGTAGATGAAAACACGTTGGTGCATTGCTATCCTATGCTCAAACCCTATCTCCCAGAAGGCCACCACCTGGTGCAGATTGCCAGCGGCGAAGAAAATAAGAGCCTGGCTACCTGTGAGCATGTCTGGCGAGAACTCACCAACCTGCAGCTGGACCGCTGGTCCTTGCTGGTGAACCTGGGCGGCGGCGTCCTGACAGATTTGGGCGGTTTTTGCGCCAGTTTGTATAAGCGCGGCATTCGGTTTGTGAACGTACCCACCACGTTGTTGGCGCAGGTAGATGCCAGCGTGGGCGGCAAAACGGGCATAGATTTTATGGGCTTCAAAAATCACTTAGGCGTGTTTAGAGAACCTTTGGCCGTGCTAGTGAATACAGACTTCCTGAGAACCCAGGACCTGCGCCAAACCAAATCTGGCTTCGCCGAAATGATCAAGCACTGGCTGATTGCGGATGCGGATATGTTCAAGGAGCAACGCTACATTGGCCTTTTCACCGAGAATTGGCCGGCGCTGATTGAGCATTCCATCAAGATAAAATCTAAGGTGGTGACGGCAGACCCGCTGGAAAATGACGTGCGCAAAATCCTGAACTTCGGGCACACCATTGGACATGCCGTTGAAAGTTATTTTCTGGAAAAACCCAATCAGCTATTGCTACACGGTGAGGCCATTGCTGTGGGTATGCTCTGTGAAGCCTGGCTGTCTGTCCAGAAAGGTTTGTTGCTTGCAGAAGAACTGGACCAGATAGAGACGTTCATTATGTCTATCTATGAAAAAGTGATTCTGCAGGAGAGCGATTTGCAGGCCATCAGTCAACTGTGCCTGCAAGACAAAAAGAACAGCGGCTCCACCATCAACTGCACCCTGCTGGAGAAGATAGGCAGCGCCGTGTATGATCAACCTATTACCCTGCAAGAGGTGCAGCAAGCCTTGCGCTATTACCATTCTCTATGA
- a CDS encoding bifunctional 3-deoxy-7-phosphoheptulonate synthase/chorismate mutase type II: MESRKEDNYFHQLGKLRRKPLAIAGPCSAETREQVLDTARQLKDLQVDIFRAGVWKPRSKPGTFEGVGLEGMAWLQEVRHEFGLPVATEVAKPQHIEFALKHNIDVLWIGARTTVNPFAVQELAEALRGTRVPVMVKNPVNPDLALWAGAIERLWAVGVTDVAAIHRGFSSYEPSQYRNLPLWQIPVQLKAQYPNLPIIVDPSHISGKPELIYPLSQKALDLDFDGVMIETHPNPKAALSDADQQITPAVLGEILAKLQVRSMPDQAFVSRAEELRKKIDRADREILEALARRMRVVEQIGEDKKENNVAILQLERWNEIFLTRPDWAIQLNLHPEFIQELYQLIHVESIRIQTEVVKKDN, translated from the coding sequence ATGGAGAGTAGAAAAGAAGACAATTATTTCCATCAGTTGGGCAAACTGCGCCGCAAACCCTTGGCTATTGCCGGGCCGTGCAGCGCCGAGACCCGGGAACAGGTCCTGGACACCGCCCGCCAACTGAAGGACTTACAAGTAGATATATTTAGGGCCGGGGTCTGGAAGCCCCGTTCCAAGCCCGGCACGTTTGAAGGCGTGGGCCTGGAAGGCATGGCTTGGCTGCAAGAGGTGCGCCATGAATTCGGCCTGCCCGTGGCCACCGAGGTGGCCAAACCCCAGCACATTGAATTCGCGCTCAAGCACAACATAGACGTGCTCTGGATTGGCGCGCGCACTACTGTGAACCCGTTTGCAGTGCAGGAACTAGCTGAGGCCTTGCGCGGTACCAGGGTCCCCGTGATGGTCAAGAATCCCGTGAACCCAGATTTAGCCTTGTGGGCCGGCGCCATTGAACGCCTTTGGGCCGTGGGTGTAACGGATGTAGCCGCCATCCATAGAGGTTTCTCCAGCTATGAGCCCAGCCAATACCGCAACCTTCCGCTGTGGCAGATACCGGTGCAGTTAAAAGCCCAGTATCCTAACCTGCCCATCATTGTAGACCCTAGCCACATTAGCGGCAAACCTGAGTTGATTTATCCATTGTCCCAAAAAGCGTTGGACCTGGACTTTGACGGCGTCATGATTGAGACGCACCCCAACCCTAAGGCCGCTCTTTCTGACGCCGATCAACAGATTACGCCTGCGGTGTTAGGCGAGATTCTGGCCAAACTACAAGTGCGCAGCATGCCCGACCAGGCCTTTGTGTCCCGTGCCGAAGAACTGAGAAAGAAGATTGACCGTGCCGACCGTGAGATTCTGGAAGCCTTGGCCCGCCGCATGCGCGTGGTAGAGCAGATAGGAGAGGACAAGAAAGAAAACAACGTGGCCATTTTGCAACTGGAGCGCTGGAATGAGATTTTTCTGACCCGTCCAGATTGGGCCATCCAGCTAAACCTGCATCCAGAATTCATCCAAGAACTCTACCAACTCATTCACGTGGAGTCCATCAGGATTCAGACGGAGGTGGTAAAAAAAGACAATTAA